The DNA segment GGgcgggaagggcggcggcggcggcggcgcggcggacagGAAGAAGCGGTTCAGCGAGGAGCAGATCAAGTCGCTGGAGTCCATGTTCGCGACGCAGACCAAGCTGGAGCCGAGGCAGAAGCTGCAGCTTGCCAGGGAGCTCGGCCTGCAGCCTCGCCAGGTCGCCATCTGGTTCCAGAACAAGCGCGCGCGGTGGAAGTCCAAGCAGCTCGAGCGCGAGTACTCCGCCCTCCGCGACGACTACGACGCCCTCCTCTGCAGCTACGAGTCCCTCAAGAAGGAGAAGCTCGCCCTCATCAAGCAGGCACGCACATCGTCGTCCTCATCGATTCTTGATCGCTTTCTTTCTTGCTTGCTTTTTGCATCGATTCTGACGCGTGATCGGTGCGTTCTTGCAGCTGGAGAAGCTGGCGGAGATGCTGCAGGAGCCACGGGGGAAGTACGGCGATAATGCCGGGGATGACGCGCGGtcgggcggcgtcgccggcatGAAGGAGGAGTTcgtcggcgcgggcggcgccgccacgctcTACTCGTCGGCCGAGGGTggcgggacgacgacgacgacgacggccaaGTTGATGCCCCACTtcggcagcgacgacgtcgacgcggGGCTCTTCCTCCGGCCATCGTCGCAGcatcatccgccgccgccgcacgccggtGCCGGCTTCACGTCCTCCGAGCCGGCCGCCGACCACCAGTCCTTCAACTTCCACTCGAGCTGGCCGTCGTCCACGGAGCAGACCTGCAGCAGCACGCCATGGTGGGAATTCGAGAGCGAGTGAGCATCCACACTGTTACTACTAGGCTACTCATGGATGATCCATCGATCGCCACAGATCATGCATGCCACGATCAGAATTTCAATTCGCCGCGAGGACGGATCAAACCTGTACTAGATCGGATCAGAGCAAACATAGCAGAGAAGATGATCAAACCAACAGTGATGTGTACATAGCTTTCTGTAGATCAAAACCCCAGGCAGTCTCCTCTCCATCCAGCCATCAGCATGCgaaaattctctctctctctctctttttttcccctccaagTCTTACTCGACTTCGATGTTGTTATCACAACACCACATCATGTAATCCAGCAACACGCCGAGAtgaaaaaaaggttaaaaagcTTATAGAGTTCGTTCATTTGATGGATCCAATGGCCGCTTCAGTTTTCGCCTTTATGATTTCTTCCAATGGATGGATCAATGAATCTTTATGCTTTCTTCCAATGGTGGATCGATGAatgctacaaaaaaaaaaactagataggttcaagaaagaaagaaagtgaAGAGAGGAAAAGGATGTGTGCATCCATGTAGATCAAGATTCCCGAGCAGGTGAGGGGATGAGAATCGAACACACACATTCGCTCACTCACACGTACTACGCTACAGTACGGGACAATACAGAGTGGCACAGATCACAGAACATGCGAGCCGCCATTGTTAATTTCAAGCAAATGTAAGAGGCGCGTGGGATTAGTCAgcccaaatatatatatatatcataccATTTGATCGGAGATTGATTTGGTAGTGTAGTGTAGTCCTGATCAGTTTAGCACACCCCATTTAGACACAAACCTTTGCAGAGTTGGGACAAATTAACCCGAGCTCATGGCACCTTTGGAACCTAATTAAGATTTCTACAGAGTTTTCATATATAGTAGTTTGATTCCTACGAAAATCTTTCAAAATCCTCCTGTTCCAAACGAGCCCTTCAGCTTGCTGCGCTTACAGGATAAACGACTGATGAGTAGTCGCATTTTTCTGCAA comes from the Oryza glaberrima chromosome 9, OglaRS2, whole genome shotgun sequence genome and includes:
- the LOC127784594 gene encoding homeobox-leucine zipper protein HOX6 produces the protein MDGEEDSEWMMMDVGGKGGKGGGGGGAADRKKRFSEEQIKSLESMFATQTKLEPRQKLQLARELGLQPRQVAIWFQNKRARWKSKQLEREYSALRDDYDALLCSYESLKKEKLALIKQLEKLAEMLQEPRGKYGDNAGDDARSGGVAGMKEEFVGAGGAATLYSSAEGGGTTTTTTAKLMPHFGSDDVDAGLFLRPSSQHHPPPPHAGAGFTSSEPAADHQSFNFHSSWPSSTEQTCSSTPWWEFESE